One part of the Denticeps clupeoides chromosome 8, fDenClu1.1, whole genome shotgun sequence genome encodes these proteins:
- the LOC114795318 gene encoding phosphoinositide-interacting protein-like, whose translation MRRYTEVMGGPFVFCSSLRCAGCADAAGRTSTAGRTGGARMPSSEDEERVQQGLCPDGDTRRTESSVWAYYHKPIIVMVIGVLVVGAGGVVSLVQRSVEGDLSPAIVPVCLTIGMMFIVVGLVWLPILRDKQKRLG comes from the exons ATGAGGAGATATACGGAGGTGATGGGCGGcccttttgtcttttgttcaTCGCTCCGCTGTGCTGGATGTGCTGATGCAGCTGGTCGTACTTCCACAGCAGGCAGGACCGGAGGTGCCAG GATGCCTTCTTCAGAGGATGAGGAGAGAGTCCAACAGGGGTTATGTCCAGATGGTGACACCAGACGCACGGAGTCCTCTGTCTGGGCCTACTACCACAAACCCATCATCGTCATGGTGATCGGGGTCCTGGTGGTGGGTGCGGGCGGGGTGGTGTCTCTTGTCCAGCGGTCCGTGGAGGGGGACCTGTCTCCTGCGATAGTCCCTGTGTGTCTGACCATTGGGATGATGTTCATCGTGGTCGGACTCGTCTGGCTGCCGATCCTCAGGGACAAGCAGAAGCGCCTGGGCTGA
- the LOC114795317 gene encoding transmembrane protein 238-like: protein MERPHGGVGRCFIPLLFLSLFYSSPLNLRSALCPLRCAARRSRCVTGMERAHGGVGRCKCAFWFAVAHDVLGFIILLSGVFANVFFHDFLMYVGAVVIFLSLIWWIFWYTGNIEAAPQELDDDVGFYRRNKGLSGVVRKVTNGIRSSLRRGGGSAQGPGVLAMGARSAQPTFSRETLAV, encoded by the coding sequence ATGGAGAGGCCCCACGGAGGCGTGGGTCGCTGTTTTATTCCTCTTTTATTCCTCTCCCTGTTTTATTCCTCCCCGTTAAATCTCCGCTCTGCACTTTGCCccctgcgctgcgctgcgcggCGCTCCAGGTGCGTAACGGGGATGGAGAGGGCCCACGGAGGCGTGGGTCGCTGCAAATGCGCCTTCTGGTTCGCGGTGGCCCACGACGTTTTAGGCTTCATCATACTGCTGAGCGGCGTGTTCGCCAACGTGTTCTTCCACGACTTCCTGATGTACGTGGGCGCCGTGGTGATCTTCCTCAGCCTGATCTGGTGGATCTTCTGGTACACCGGCAACATCGAGGCGGCCCCGCAGGAGCTGGACGACGACGTCGGCTTCTACCGGAGGAACAAGGGCCTGTCGGGGGTCGTCAGGAAAGTCACCAACGGCATCAGAAGCTCGCTCCGGAGGGGCGGCGGGAGCGCGCAGGGCCCGGGGGTCCTGGCGATGGGAGCGCGCAGCGCGCAGCCCACCTTCAGCAGGGAGACCCTGGCGGTGTGA